TCCAGTCATCAGCTTGGGCGAGGGAAATACCCCACTGATTCGTGCTGCACGACTGGCCAAGGCGATTGCGCCTGGGATTGAACTCTATCTCAAGTTCGAAGGGGTCAATCCTACCGGATCATTTAAAGACCGGGGGATGACCTTTGCCATTTCGAAAGCGGTGGAGAGTGGTGTGCGGGCGGTCATGTGCGCGTCAACGGGGAATACGTCAGCGTCCGCCGCCGCCTATGGAGCTCGAGCCGGATTGTCGGTGTATGTGTTGATTCCAGCCGGCAAGATCGCAATGGGCAAATTGTCTCAAGCCATGATGCATCAGGCGACGGTCATTCAGATAGAAGGAAACTTTGATCAGGCCCTCACCCTCGTCAAAGACCTATCAACCTCACTTCATATCGAACTCGTGAACTCCGTGAATCCGTACAGGATTGAAGGGCAGAAGACCGCAGCGTTTGAGGTCTGCGATCAACTCGGCGATGCTCCGGCCATCCACGTCTTGCCGGTGGGAAATGCCGGAAATATCACAGCGTATTGGAAGGGCTACAAGGAGTATCGTGCCGCCAGTCAGACCACACGGCTGCCCCGCATGATGGGGTTTCAAGCGGCAGGTGCGGCCCCCATCGTATTGGGGAAGGTTGTCGAACAACCACAAACCATTGCAACCGCCATTCGGATCGGCAACCCTGCGAGTTGGTCCTCGGCTTTGAACGCGGTGCAAGAGTCATCCGGCGCGATCGATATGGTGACAGACGACGAAATTCTTCAGGCCTATACAGTGGTGGCTGCCACGGAAGGGGTCTTTTGCGAGCCGGCCTCGGCCGCCTCCGTGGCCGGCGTGGCCAAGCTTCATCGTCACAAGGCTCTGCGGGAAGGTGACACGGTGGTATGTACTCTGACAGGACATGGCCTGAAGGATGCCGATACCGCCATTTCTGTGTCCAAACAACCACTGACGGTCAAGGCGACGCGCGAGGATGTCGCTCGATTATTGAACGTGTGAAAGGCGTGTAGATTCGATGAAATATGTGATCGTGCATGCTGGTGGGATGGCGGACCATCCACAAGCAGAACTCAATGGGCGAACACCACTGCAGGCGGCCGCCACTCCTCATCTCGATCAGCTCACTCAAACGGGAGAGCTCGGTCAGCTGATCATTCCAAGCGAGGGGATTCGGCATGGAGGTGGATTGCTCGGGGCGGCCATTCTCGGCTATGACCCGAAGAAATACTATCAAGGTCCCGGGCCGCTGGAAGCGGCAAGCCTGGGTGTCTCGGTGACGGAACATGACGTGGTCTATCGCTGCACGATGGTCACGCTGCGAGCCGATGGTGGAAAGGGCGCAGAGATTAAGAAATTAGGGCCGAATGTGATCATGGACGATGCGACAGCCGGCTTAATCGAAACTGAAGAGGCCCGCGAATTGCTCGAGGCGATCAACGAGCAACTCGGTTCCGAAACCATTCAGTTCTATCCGGGCGCCGGTCATCGCCATCTCATGGTCTGGGTCAATGGCAAGTCGCGAGCGCTCTGTCACGATCCGCAGTCCTTCCTTGGTCAATCCATTGTCGATGCTCTGCCCACGGGCGACGGTGCAGACATTCTCCGCAAGCTCATGGATGCGGCGCATGTGATCATGCGCGATCATCCGGTCAACGATGAGCGGATTGCCGAGGGAAAGAAAGCGGCAAATTGTGTGTGGCTGTGGGGTGAGGGACGAGCCGTCATGTGGCCGAGCCTCACCGAAAAGTACGACATTGCCGGGGCCGTCGTGGCGACCAGCGATGTCTACCGCGGCGTCGGGATCTGTGCCGGCCTTGAGGCAGTCGATCCGGAACGACTGGCCGACGGCGATCTGCGCACCAGGGCTACTGTGGCGCTCGCAGAATTTGCCAAGAAAGATTTTGTGTATGTTCACGCTCGATTGACGGACGAGATCATGCACGGCACTGATATCAAAGCAAAGGTGCGTGGCATCGAAGAGTTCGACCGTCATTTGGTTGGTCCGCTTGTTGAGGGCCTGGCCAAACAAGGGCCCTTTCGGTTCCTGGTCGTGTGCGAGCACGGACGAGGGGTCAACGGCCAACCCTTTTATGCGTTCGGCGAGGGAGGCCAGCAAGTTGCCGGATCAGCCGGCCGTCGATTCACTGAGATAGATGCTCAGGCCGCCGATATGCCTGCTCGCGATGCCACAAAGTTCGTGAATAAGTTCTTCTCTAAAAGCTGACCATCGTGGCACTGATCGTCCAGAAATACGGCGGCACGTCGGTCGGGACAATCGAGCGTATCCAACGGGTGGCCGATCGTGTCGAAAAAACACTTCGAGACGGCCATCAAGTTGTCGTCGTGCTCTCCGCGATGAGCGGTGAAACAGATCGCCTCATTAAACTCGCCCACGAAGTGACCGCGACTCCGGATGATCGGGAGATGGACATGCTGCTCTCCACCGGCGAGCGCGTCACCATCGCCCTGTTGGCGATGGAGTTACGTGGGAGAGGTGTTGATGCGCGCTCGTTTACAGGCCGGCAGGTAGGCATCATGACTGACAGCGCCCATACGAAGGCGCGTATCGCACGCGTGACGTCCGGACGGCTCCGCGAGGCCCTGGATCAAGGGGTGGTGCCGGTTGTGGCGGGGTTTCAAGGCATCAACGAACGGTCGGATGTGACGACGCTGGGGCGAGGTGGGTCCGATCTTTCCGCAGTTGCGGTGGCGGCAGCACTCAAAGCCGATCGCTGCATTATCTTTACCGATGTCGACGGGGTCTACACCGCCGATCCCAATATTGTCCCGGCGGCGAAGCGCATCGACAAGATTTCCTATGAAGAGATGCTCGAAATGGCGAGTCTTGGCGCCAAAGTGCTGCAGACTCGATCGGTGGAATTCGCGGCGAAGTTCAACGTGCCGGTCGAAGTGAATTCCAGCTTCAAAGAAGGAAAGGGAACGCTCGTGACGAAGGAAGATACGGATATGGAAGCGGCGGCGGTTGCCGGAGTCACGGGTGACCGGAACCAGGCAAAGATCACGATTATCGGTGTCCCGGATAAGCCGGGCATTGCCGCTCGGATCTTCGGGCCTGTGGCCGATGCCAACATCAATGTCGATATGATCATTCAGAACATCAGCCAAGCAGCCTTGACGGACCTCTCCTTTACCGTCCCCCGGGCGGACCTCAAAAAAGCCGTGCCCCTCATCCAAGGCGTGGCGAAGGATATCGAGGCCAAATCGGTCTCCGTCACCGAAGCCATTGCGAAGGTTTCGCTTATCGGCGTAGGCATGCGGTCGCATTCCGGCGTGGCAGCCAAGATGTTCAACGTGCTGTCGCACGAGGGGGTCAACATCATGATGATCAGTACGTCGGAGATCAAAATCTCTTGCGTGATCGATGAGAAGTACCTCGAACTGGCCATGCGCTCCCTCCATTCAGCATTCGGTCTTGACCAAGTGCGGTCCTGATACCAGTCGGAATAAGACCAGCACACGACCATCACCACTTGGATCGGCTTTCGTCGGACGCAGCTGCCTCACGATAAACCTGCTTCCTGTTGTCAGCTAATGAAATCAACAGTGTTCCTTTCGAGGAATTCCTGGACTGCTACATGATTTGTTCCTGAGCCTGAGGGAAGTCTATGCACCTCAGAAACTGGGAGAGTCATCGATCAGTGCTATTAGAACTGGATGGATTCGAATCTCGCGATTCTGGTTGTGATAGTAAACGGGCCGGAGGGGATTGCAAACGCAACGCATAATAGGCAGCCACCAGGTGATGTTCAGAGTCATAACGGTTGTCAGATGCGCGTCGTAAGTTCTGATCAACTCATTCAGAAATTGACCGAGTGATGGTGCAAGTCGCTCAGGCCTGACGTCTCGACAGGGGAGCCCCTCTCCTGATACCCTTTCCCCCCATGGCTAGCTATACCAAACGATCACGTACTTCCCGCGTTGTCCGTGAACAGGCTCCGGTTGCTGTTAAAAGTCCGTCTGTCGAGCAGACGGCGAAATTAGAAATCTATGACACCACGTTGCGTGATGGCGCGCAGGCGGAGGATGTCAGTTTCTCCGCTGCAGACAAGGTGTTGATTGCACAGAAGTTGGATAGCCTGGGCGTGCATTTTATTGAAGGTGGATGGCCCGGCGCGAATCCAAAAGATATTGAATTCTTTCGGATGATCAAGACGATTCCGCTGAAACGTGCGGACGTCATCGCGTTCGGGTCGACCAGGAAAGCCAGCAATACGGTTCGCAAGGATCCGAATCTACAGGCGTTACTCGGTGCAGACACAAAGATTATCACGCTCTTTGGGAAGACCTGGTCGCTCCATGTGACCGACGCGCTCGGTATCTCCCTGCACAAAAACCTTGAGTTGATCGGTGACTCCATCGGCTATCTCCGAGGAAAAGGACGCCGTGTCTTCTACGATGCGGAGCATTTCTTCGATGGCTATAAGACCAATCCGGACTATGCGTTGAATACGATCAGGCAAGCGGTGCAAGCCGGTGCGGAGCGAGTGATTCTTTGTGACACCAACGGGGGCACGATGCCTTGGGAAATCCGTGAGATCTGCGGGGTCGTGCAGCGGGAATGCGGGGTGCCGCTCGGTATCCACGCACATAACGACTGTGAAATGGCCGTGGCGAATTCCCTTGTGGCGATCGAGATGGGCATTCAGCAGGTACAGGGGACGATCAATGGCATTGGAGAACGCTGTGGAAACGCCAACCTCTGCTCCATTATTCCGAATCTCGAGCTGAAAATGAAACGCCAGGCCCTGAGCAATACCCTGAGCCATCTCAAGGATGTATCCGGATTTGTCACGGAGATCGCCAATCTGATGCCCAATAAGCATCAGCCCTACGTCGGAGATTCCGCGTTCGCCCATAAAGGCGGGGTGCACATTCACGCAGTGTTGAAGAACTCGGCGACCTATGAACATATCGATCCGGCTCGTGTCGGCAATCGGCAGCGGATGTTGATCTCCGACTACGGAGGACGCAGCGGTCTGCTCGACAAAATCGAAGCCTATGGAATCAGGCTTTCGAAGAACCACGCCAAAGTTGATGAGCTGGTCCATACCCTGAAGGAACGAGAAAGTCAGGGCTATCAATTCGAAGGGGCCGAGGGCTCATTTGAGTTGTTGATGCGAAAGGCGATGGGGAGTCACAAGTCGTCATTTCGATTGCTTGGCTTTCGTGTGATCGTCGAGAAGAAGCAGGAGGATGGTTCCCTGCTCTCGGAGGCGACGGTGATGGTCAAGGTTGGGGAGGTGGTCGAGCACACGGCGGCGGTCGGGGCGGGGCCGGTCAATGCGTTGGATCATGCATTGCGCAAAGCCCTGGAGAAGTTCTATCCGCAGCTTCGAGAGGTGAAACTGCTCGACTACAAGGTCCGGGTGTTGGCGGCGAATCGTGGGACCGAATCAAAAGTGCGTGTCTTAATCGAGTCGGGCGATCACAAAGACAAATGGGGAACGGTGGGGGTCTCTGAAAATATCATTGAAGCGACGTGGCAGGCTCTCGTCGATAGTATCGAATATAAACTGCTGTCAAAAAACTAGAGTATTTTCGTAAGCATTCTCCAAATTTATTCTTGACAGGTGTCATAACCTCACGTAACTTAAGACAAACTTACCGCACTGGGTGGATGGTTCTGACAGGGAATGCGGTGGGTCGTCGTCATGTAGGGGGGGATGGCATGAGAAAGGCGGATATCGCTGAGGAAATTTTTAAGCAGGTTGGGATTTCAAAAAATGAAGCGGCTGATATCGTCGAGTTCGTGCTGAATCTCCTCAAGTCGGTACTGCAGAAGGGAGAATCGGTTAAAATCGCAGGGTTTGGCAATTTTGTCGTGCGGAGCAAAGGCGCCCGGAAGGGGCGCAACCCACGGACCGGAGAAGAGATTGGGATTACCCCCCGGCGAGTCGTTACATTTCGTCCGAGCCAGGTATTCAAGAAGTACGTCAATTCGTAAGGCGACTTCACCCACATTGTCGACCGAACCGTGAGGCCGGTCATGGGAACTGAGCCCAGGCTGGGCAGCAAGGTTTTCTACAAGATCGGCGAGGTGAGTCGGCTGACAAGGCTTCCCTCGTACGTACTCCGTTTCTGGGAATCTCAATTTACATTTTTAAAACCTAAGAAGAGTCGAGGTAATCAACGGCTGTACGTTCAACGCGATATCGAAACCGTCTTGCACATCAAGCGCATGCTGTATGAAGAAGGGCATACGCTTGAGGGCGTGAAGCGATATTGGGTCCGTCGTGGGAGGGCTGCTACCCGCCGTCTGAGGCCGAGGGAGATCGCCAAAAAGCTGAGAGGCGACCTCCAAGTCATTCTGAAGATCATCGATTCGCATTCATCATAAACCAAAAGAGACGGTGCATTTCACCGGAGACAATCACGAGAGAATCTGCGACAATGACCGGCTCAAGAGTCGAGAACATGTCGGGGCGTAGCGCAGCCCGGTAGCGCACTCGCTTGGGGTGCGAGTGGTCGTGGGTTCAAATCCCGCCGCCCCGACCAGTTTGCAGAGTCTTGAAGAGATGAGGGAAGAAAACGGATCTCGTAGTTCCGTCGAAGCTGCCTCGGGCAGCTTTTTTATTGTAGTCCTTCCATGCGTATCCTAGTGACCAACGACGACGGCATCCAGTCCCCTGGGCTTACAGCCTTGGCACAAGCCTTGGCGGCCATTGGGGAGGTGTGGGTTGTGGCTCCGGATCGGGAGCGCACAGCCGTCGCTCACGCCGTAACCCTACATAAGCCATTACGTGTTCATCGCGTGGCGCCGCGGACCTATACGGTCAACGGGACGCCGGTCGACTGTGTGAATCTGGCCCTGCTCAAGGTCATGCCCAAACCTCCGGCCATCGTCGTATCTGGCATCAACAAAGGTGTCAACCTTGGCGACGATGTCATGTACTCGGGGACGGTATCAGCGGCGATGGAAGGCACCATTCTTGGTGTACCTTCTCTTGCCGTTTCGCAGGAAGGGCAGGGGGCATTTCGCTTCAATATCGGCGCAACCTATGCCACTCGAGTTGCCAGACTTGTGCTGGCCCAAGGTCTTCCCGACGAAACCCTCTTGAACGTCAACATCCCGGATCGGGCTCAGTCCAAGATTCGAGGAGTACGGATTACCTGTCTGAGCCGACGACGGTTCCACAATCCAATCATCGAAAAAGTCGATCCTCATGGTCGAGCCTACTATTGGATTGCCGGGAAGCGGGTCTCGTGGAGTCGTAGTAAGGATGCGGATCACGAGGCGCTTGAAGACGGATACGTGTCCATTACACCAATCCTCTTGGATACTACCAACCATGCAGTGGTGGATCACTTCAGAGCATGGGAACCCGTTATTGCGCGAAGTGCCGGCAAAGGGTCTGTCCAAGCGTCCTTCCGCCGTTCGGCTAAGGCGGTGGGGAAATGATCGGAAGCTTGATTGAGTCGATTATTGGTGAACTGAGCCGATTCATCATCGCCTGCATTTCGAGGTTTGGGTATGGAGGGATTCTCTTTACGATGGCGGTTGAGAGTGCCTGCATTCCTCTCCCGAGCGAAATCATCATGCCTTTCTCCGGGTACCTCGTTATGACCGGGGAGTTTACGATATGGGGTGTAACCCTGGCTGGTGCAGTCGGCAATGTGCTTGGCTCGATAGTCGCTTACTATGTGGGAGTGTGGGGAGGGCGACCGTTCGCGGAACGCTTTGGCCCCTATTTCTTGGTCTCTCACCATGATCTCGATGTCGCCGATCGGTGGTTTGCCAAATATGGAGAGGCGGCCGTGTTTTTCGGAAGAATGCTTCCCGTGGTGCGCACCTTCATTTCCCTCCCGGCCGGCATCGCGAGGATGAATTTCCCGCGCTTCGTCGTCTTCACCTTTGTCGGAGCCTTGCCGTGGTGCTATCTCTTGGCATACATCGGGCTTCGGATGGGCGAACAGTGGGAACATCTGCGAGACTACTTTCATCAATTTGACATCGTCATTGGGCTCGTCCTCGCCGTCGCGATCGGCTACTTCCTCTGGTCGCACTGGCCGAGACGACGAACAAGTCCTGGGGCATAACCCTCATGCTTACACTCTTCAATACCCTGACCGGGCGACAAGAAGTATTCCAGCCGATAGAACCGAAGAAGGTCCGCATGTACGTCTGTGGTGTGACGGTCTATGACTATTGTCACATCGGCCATGCGCGCAGCGCCTTGGTCTTTGACGTGCTCCGTCGTTACCTGGAGTCTTGTGGCTACGCCGTGACTTTCGTGAAGAATTTCACGGATGTCGACGACAAGATCATTAAGAGAGCACAAGAACAGGGTGTTTCCTGTGACGCCGTTACGACCAAATACATTCAGGCGTATCACGAAGACATGGGTAAATTGGGAATCAGAGTTGCGACGGAAGAGCCAAAAGCTACGGAACATATTGCCGACATCATCCAGCTGACTGAGCGATTAGTCGCCAAAGGGTTGGCGTATATCGTGGACGGAGATGTGTATTTTGAAGTCGTGAAATATCCAGAATACGGACGACTGTCAAAACGACGACTTGAGGACTTACAAGCCGGTGCGCGGGTGGACGTGGATGAGCGGAAACGTCATCCGATGGATTTTGCCCTGTGGAAGAGTAGTAAGCCAGGTGAGCCGTCCTGGGAGAGTCCCTGGGGGCCCGGTCGTCCGGGGTGGCACATCGAATGTTCCGCCATGTCGATCCGTCATCTGGGGGAAACGTTCGATATTCATGGTGGTGGGATGGATCTTATTTTTCCACACCATGAGAATGAAATTGCTCAATCATGTGGCGCAACGGGAAGAGAGTTTGCACGCTATTGGGTGCACAACGGGTTCGTCCAGATCAACAAAGAGAAGATGTCCAAATCGCTGGGGAACTTCTTCACGATCCGTGAAATCTTTGAGAAGTCAAAGTGGTCGGCAGAAGTCATGGGCGAGACCCTGCGGTACTTTCTGCTGTCGACCCATTACCATGGGCCACTTGATTTCTCAGACCAAGCAGTGAACGAGGCGAAGAACGCACTGAATGGAATCTACGATCTTCTGCTAAACCGATTGGATGAACCGGAGGAAATTTCTGTAGCTGACGAAGAACTTAGGGAGGTGATTGATCGGTGCCGGATTGCCTTTCAAATAGCAATGGATGATGATCTGAACACCTCTGGTGCAATCGCCTCGTTTCATGGGTTTAAAAGCGATATCAATAAGCTCCTTGTTAAGGGGCTCTCGACGGCCGGACGCAAGATAGCCGGAGAAGAGTTCCGGAAACTTGGGGCGACGCTTGGACTATTTCAGTTGGATCGGTGGGAATTCAGCATCACCGCGATACCAGGCACCGCTCACCTTACTATTACAACCTTCGCACCAACTGTACTGATAAAACCTGCAATGACGGATGCTCAGATCGAGACGAAATTAGCCGAGCGCATCGAAGCCAAGAAACGAAAAAACTTTAAACAGGCCGATGGAATCAGAGAAGAACTCAGATCTCTAGGAATTATCATCGAGGACAAGCCCGATGGCACCAGCCGCTGGAAGCGCTAATCCTGAAGAGCTTCTGTATGGGCTCCATGCGGTACGTGAAGCGCTGAAGGCTGGTAACAGACAGCTTCAGCGAATCCTGGTTCTCCGTGTCGACAAACAGTTCACTGATCTTGTCCACTTAGCCCGATCTCGCCGGATCCCCGTTCATATTCAGCCCCTCGCTTCCCTCGACCGGCTAGTTCCCAATGGCAAGCACCAAGGCATCGTCGCCTTTACTGCGGCAAAAGCCTATGGGACTCAAGAGGAAATTCTGGATCGTGCAGCCCAACGACAGGAGCCTCCCTTATTGGTGATCCTCGATGGGGTCGAAGACCCGCACAATCTGGGGGCTATTCTTCGGACGGCGGAGGGGGCTGGTGTGCATGGTGTCTTTATCCCGGAGCGAAGGGCGGCGGGACTGACTTCCGTGGTTGCGAAAGCCTCGGCTGGCGCTATTGACCATATCCCAGTCGCGCGTGTGACAAACCTGAGCAGGCTGATGGATTCCCTCAAAGCAGCCGGGGTATGGATCTACGGCGTGACGCCCTCGGCTCAGAAAATATATACCGACATTGACTATCGAGGACCAGTCGGATTCGTTCTCGGGGCCGAGGGGACTGGAATTCGATCAGGCGTGGTCCAGCACTGTGACGAGTGTGTTCGTATCCCGCTCCGGGGCCAAGTCCAATCCCTCAATGTGTCAGCTTCTGCGGCAATCGTCTTGTACGAGGTCCTGCGACAACGGGAGCAGGCCAACCACGCGGCAGGCAGTTCAACGGACTCGGAGCGACCCTCCCTGGATAGCGGTCTTTAGCAGTTGAGCCGTATTCGACACGCGCAACTTCTTCATCATATTGGCACGGTGGGCTTCTACGGTCTTGACGCTGATCTTCAAGCGCTGACCGATTTCTTTATTCTTGAACCCAGCCCAAATCAACTCAAGAATTTCCTGCTCTCGTGAGGTCAGGGATTCCGGTCGGCGGGGACGGGGCGGAGGTTGAAGATCAGCAAGGGATTTCCGAGGACGAGTCTTTGCAGCTATCTTCGCCATGATGTTGAGTTCTCCTTTTATCGTACGCAGTTTCAGGTATACTCGATTGCAGTCGTTTTGCAATGCGGCAATTATGGGACGTTGCCAGAAAAAAGTAAAGAAAGGCAATTCGGCCCTAGTGGGGATGCTAGGTAGGGAAAGCACTCTGAGCAATTATGCATGACAGTCACAACGTTTTGCTGCTGCTATTTAGTGGTTTCTTTGGGGCTATCGTTGGAAGTTTTCTCAATGTCTGCATTTATCGATTGCCGCGACACCAATCAGTAGCCTGGCCCGGGTCGCATTGTCCCACCTGCTCTCATGCCATTGCGTGGTACGACAATATCCCGATCCTGAGTTATGTGGCATTGGCCGGACGGTGCCGACAGTGCGCAGTACGCATTCCGTTGCAATACCCAGCGGTAGAAATACTAAACGGGCTCGGTTATGTGGGTATTCTATGGTTTTTTGGACTCACCTGGACCACGGTGGTCTATTGGGGGCTCTATTCCTCGCTCCTCGTAGTCGCGGGAACCGATCTGAGTCATAAAATCATCCCAAATGCCATTACATTCCCAGGAATTGTACTCGGCCTGATCAGTGCAGGTACGATCCTGCCGCTGGGCCTTGTCAACGGCATCATCGGGTTGTTCGTTGGTGGGGGGATTCTCTGGTTGCTTGCTTGGGCCAGCCCATATCTTTTTGGTAAAGAGGGAATGGGTGGGGGAGATATTAAGCTGCTCGCTATGATCGGAGCGTTTATGGGGTGGAAGCCTGCCGTCATGACCATCATGCTGGGGTCATTTCTTGGATCGGTCGTCGGGGTGACCCTCATCGCTTCAAAGATAATTAGACGGGAAGACTATATCCCCTTTGGACCGTTTCTTGTTTGTGGCGCGCTGGTTTCCCTCTTCTTTGGGCAGTCACTCCTTGATTGGTACCAGAGCCTATTGGCAGGATAATGGCTCTGCTGGCCGATTCCAAGCGATTCGACTGTATCTTTTCTGTCGAGCACTGTATCTCTTCGGTTAGGTAATTCGCATTCTTCCGGCGACTCCTCCGCACACGTAATTCTCCACAGTCTCACACTCTGAAACCGCAAGTTGTCCTCATTTTTTCAGTAGGTTGCATCACTCCCATTCATGCGGACTTAGTCAACGGCACAGCCCATGGGGGATCGAATTCGGAGCGGCACGACTCTTGAGATACCGCTACGTCAATCGAGTGGAGAAAGAACTGGAGAGGAAGACATGACGGAAGAAGGAAAGACGGTCACAGAACTCCTGGTCGTGGTCGGCATTGTCGCTATCGTGGCGGGTATGGCGCTACCAAACTTCATGCATCTCAACTCCCGGACCCAGGTTCGCTGTGCAGCCGAAGAGATCGCATCGGAACTCCGTCTTGCCAAGCAACTGGCCCTTACGAACCACGACCGTGTGCGGGTGCTCATCGACCTAGACCAGCGAGAACTAGTCACACAGTTTGTCAACACTGGGCTCACGCATCACGTCTATCGTTACAGCGACAAGCAACTTGTGATCGAAGAGCCGAGTGCAGGGTCGGAGATCCTGTTTCACCCGAGTGGACGGTCTGCAACGGCCACGACGATCCATCTCCATGGCCAAGCGGGTTCGAGTCAGAAGCTTACCGTGAGTATCACAGGTCGAGTATCCATTCTATGAGACAGATAATGAATAGTACCGGCATCAGTTTGGTGGAGGTCATGGTGGCGATGATGATCTCTGGTATCGCCCTAATGGGGACACTGGGCGCGGTGGAGATCTCTTCCAGATACGCTCGGCAGAGTGTGATGAACAGCCAGGCGCTAGAGTTGGTTCATGGGAGGCTGGAAGCGA
The Candidatus Nitrospira nitrosa DNA segment above includes these coding regions:
- a CDS encoding prepilin peptidase, encoding MHDSHNVLLLLFSGFFGAIVGSFLNVCIYRLPRHQSVAWPGSHCPTCSHAIAWYDNIPILSYVALAGRCRQCAVRIPLQYPAVEILNGLGYVGILWFFGLTWTTVVYWGLYSSLLVVAGTDLSHKIIPNAITFPGIVLGLISAGTILPLGLVNGIIGLFVGGGILWLLAWASPYLFGKEGMGGGDIKLLAMIGAFMGWKPAVMTIMLGSFLGSVVGVTLIASKIIRREDYIPFGPFLVCGALVSLFFGQSLLDWYQSLLAG
- the rlmB gene encoding 23S rRNA (guanosine(2251)-2'-O)-methyltransferase RlmB; this translates as MAPAAGSANPEELLYGLHAVREALKAGNRQLQRILVLRVDKQFTDLVHLARSRRIPVHIQPLASLDRLVPNGKHQGIVAFTAAKAYGTQEEILDRAAQRQEPPLLVILDGVEDPHNLGAILRTAEGAGVHGVFIPERRAAGLTSVVAKASAGAIDHIPVARVTNLSRLMDSLKAAGVWIYGVTPSAQKIYTDIDYRGPVGFVLGAEGTGIRSGVVQHCDECVRIPLRGQVQSLNVSASAAIVLYEVLRQREQANHAAGSSTDSERPSLDSGL
- a CDS encoding GspH/FimT family pseudopilin: MTEEGKTVTELLVVVGIVAIVAGMALPNFMHLNSRTQVRCAAEEIASELRLAKQLALTNHDRVRVLIDLDQRELVTQFVNTGLTHHVYRYSDKQLVIEEPSAGSEILFHPSGRSATATTIHLHGQAGSSQKLTVSITGRVSIL
- a CDS encoding LuxR C-terminal-related transcriptional regulator — encoded protein: MAKIAAKTRPRKSLADLQPPPRPRRPESLTSREQEILELIWAGFKNKEIGQRLKISVKTVEAHRANMMKKLRVSNTAQLLKTAIQGGSLRVR